The following are encoded in a window of Astyanax mexicanus isolate ESR-SI-001 chromosome 6, AstMex3_surface, whole genome shotgun sequence genomic DNA:
- the fzd8a gene encoding frizzled-8a, with amino-acid sequence MECYLLGIYLFLFLALGTLQRSSGTTAKELTCQEIAVPLCKGVGYNHTYMPNQFNHDTQDEAGLEVHQFWPLVEIQCSPDLRFFLCSMYTPICLEDYKKPLPPCRSVCERARAGCAPLMRQYGFPWPDRMRCDTLPVQGDPDTLCMDYNRTDSTTASPVLSKPTGRPGKPHVPPHRTKHGRPGVQPPKRKPGSPCDPGCQCRAPMVRVNSERHPLYNRVKTGQMPNCAMPCHNPYFTQDERTFTAFWIGLWSVLCFVSTFATVATFLIDMERFKYPERPIIFLSACYMFVSIGYIVRLIAGHEKVACSREYDVEHVHYETTGPALCTVVFLLIYFFGMASSIWWVILSLTWFLAAGMKWGNEAIASYSQYFHLAAWLIPSMKSIAVLALSSVDGDPVAGICYVGNQNLDNLRGFVLAPLVIYLFIGTMFLLAGFVSLFRIRSVIKQGGTKTDKLEKLMIRIGIFTVLYTVPATIIVACYFYEQHNRQSWETSHNCSCLMEHELRRPDYAVFMLKYFMCLSVGITSGVWIWSGKTLDSWRALCTRCCWGSKGTSGSTYSDVSTGLTWRSGTASSVSCPKQMPLSQV; translated from the coding sequence ATGGAGTGCTACCTGTTGGGGATTTACCTGTTCCTGTTCCTGGCCCTGGGCACCCTTCAGCGCTCCAGCGGAACCACAGCCAAGGAGCTCACCTGCCAGGAGATCGCTGTACCCCTGTGCAAAGGAGTGGGGTACAACCACACGTACATGCCCAACCAgttcaaccatgacacccaggatGAAGCAGGCCTGGAGGTGCACCAGTTCTGGCCTCTGGTGGAGATCCAGTGCTCACCGGACCTGCGCTTCTTCCTCTGCAGCATGTACACCCCCATCTGCCTGGAGGACTACAAGAAGCCACTGCCACCCTGCCGCAGCGTGTGTGAGCGGGCACGGGCCGGCTGCGCTCCCCTCATGAGGCAGTACGGCTTCCCCTGGCCGGACCGCATGCGCTGTGACACGCTGCCAGTCCAGGGTGACCCGGACACCCTGTGCATGGACTACAACCGGACTGACTCCACCACAGCTTCACCTGTGCTCTCCAAGCCCACAGGACGGCCGGGCAAGCCACATGTACCTCCTCACAGGACCAAGCACGGGCGGCCAGGTGTGCAGCCGCCCAAGCGCAAGCCTGGGTCTCCCTGTGACCCGGGTTGCCAGTGCCGTGCACCCATGGTGAGGGTGAACAGCGAAAGACACCCACTGTACAACCGTGTCAAGACCGGCCAGATGCCCAACTGTGCCATGCCCTGCCACAACCCGTACTTCACCCAAGACGAGAGGACTTTCACAGCTTTTTGGATCGGGTTGTGGTCTGTGCTGTGCTTTGTGTCCACTTTTGCAACTGTGGCCACTTTTCTGATCGACATGGAGCGATTTAAGTACCCAGAGAGGCCCATCATTTTCCTCTCAGCCTGTTATATGTTTGTTTCCATTGGCTACATTGTGAGACTGATTGCGGGCCACGAAAAGGTTGCATGCAGCCGGGAGTATGATGTGGAGCATGTGCACTATGAGACGACAGGGCCTGCACTTTGCACTGTTGTCTTTCTGCTGATCTATTTTTTCGGCATGGCCAGCTCAATCTGGTGGGTGATTCTGTCCCTCACGTGGTTCCTTGCAGCGGGCATGAAGTGGGGCAATGAGGCCATAGCCAGCTACTCACAGTACTTCCACCTGGCTGCCTGGCTCATCCCAAGCATGAAGTCCATTGCTGTTTTGGCCCTGAGCTCTGTGGACGGGGACCCTGTGGCTGGGATTTGCTACGTGGGGAACCAGAACCTGGACAACCTCCGGGGCTTCGTGCTGGCACCCCTGGTCATCTACTTGTTCATAGGCACCATGTTCCTGTTGGCAGGTTTTGTGTCCCTGTTTAGGATCCGAAGCGTTATAAAACAAGGTGGCACTAAAACGGACAAACTGGAGAAGCTGATGATCCGAATCGGAATTTTCACAGTACTTTACACAGTGCCAGCCACCATTATTGTGGCATGTTACTTTTATGAACAGCACAACAGGCAAAGCTGGGAGACCAGCCACAACTGCTCGTGCCTGATGGAGCATGAGCTCCGGAGGCCTGACTATGCTGTCTTTATGCTTAAGTACTTTATGTGCCTCTCTGTGGGCATCACGTCCGGTGTTTGGATTTGGTCAGGCAAGACTTTGGACTCTTGGCGGGCCCTGTGCACGCGCTGCTGCTGGGGCAGCAAAGGCACGAGCGGCTCCACTTACAGTGATGTGAGCACGGGGCTCACATGGCGCTCAGGCACAGCCAGCTCTGTGTCCTGCCCCAAACAGATGCCCTTATCCCAGGTCTGA